One Bacteroidota bacterium genomic region harbors:
- a CDS encoding OmpA family protein, producing MNKVFIFSLLSILLLSTIKLTAQPRKVFTSTKNAKANELYEKSYNYMLSRDYGNAELLLIKATKHDSNYVDAYMRLSSIYYRQKKIELEQMMYEKVIQIEPNYPYVYFNYGAVLMRGRNYEKAIAQFKIFQNFDDVSGKFYKKSITNQRICNFRDSCIKNPIPFNPVNVGDAVNTNLNEYWPCLTADYETFYFTRMLENKAVKNPMYRYNEDIYVSKFIDNKWSLAVPLPGNINTPNMNEGAISISPDGKFLLYTICSEDYNIVYGACDIFISEFKNGQWQKGVNIGEPINTELKETQPSISFDGKTIYFSSTRKGGYGELDIWKSLKQEDGSWGTPINLGPNVNSKVSEEAPFIHPDDKTLYYSTKGGLGMGQGDIFMSRKSDNGIWGKGINLGYPINTEDSEFSLFVSSFGNIAFFASRRDTNNESLDLYSFDMPEHLRPDPVSYLKGIIYDKYSKENLEAVYTLIDIESGETVYQSSSDAKTGSYLTAIPADRNYVINVSRKGYMFYSDYLPIKGSKSSAFKKDVPLNPIKVGEKIVLNNIFFEFDKSTIKAESEVELAILIQFMKDYADLKIEIGGHTDSKGADDYNLNLSKERAKAVYSYLVEKGIDENRLSYKGYGETEPIESNNTDEGRAKNRRTEFKITGV from the coding sequence ATGAATAAAGTATTTATCTTTAGTCTCTTATCGATATTATTATTATCAACGATAAAACTAACTGCACAACCCAGGAAAGTTTTTACCTCAACAAAAAACGCAAAAGCAAATGAGCTGTATGAAAAGTCATATAATTATATGTTGAGTCGGGATTATGGTAATGCCGAACTATTATTGATTAAAGCAACCAAACATGATTCAAATTATGTTGATGCTTATATGCGTTTATCGAGTATCTATTATCGACAGAAAAAGATTGAGCTTGAACAAATGATGTATGAGAAAGTCATTCAAATTGAGCCTAATTATCCCTATGTGTATTTTAATTATGGAGCAGTTCTTATGCGTGGGCGAAATTATGAAAAGGCAATTGCTCAATTCAAGATCTTTCAAAATTTTGATGATGTTTCTGGGAAATTTTATAAAAAATCAATTACCAACCAACGTATTTGTAATTTTCGGGATTCATGCATAAAGAATCCAATTCCGTTTAATCCTGTTAATGTTGGTGATGCAGTGAACACTAATTTAAATGAATATTGGCCATGTTTAACTGCAGATTATGAAACCTTCTATTTTACCCGTATGCTGGAGAACAAGGCTGTAAAAAATCCCATGTATCGTTATAATGAAGATATTTATGTGTCAAAATTTATTGATAATAAATGGTCTTTGGCAGTCCCACTGCCAGGTAATATCAATACACCAAATATGAATGAAGGAGCTATTTCAATTTCCCCTGATGGTAAATTTCTTTTATATACGATTTGCTCAGAAGATTATAATATTGTTTATGGAGCTTGCGATATTTTTATTTCTGAATTTAAAAATGGGCAATGGCAAAAGGGTGTTAATATTGGGGAGCCAATTAATACAGAACTTAAAGAAACTCAACCATCCATTTCATTTGATGGAAAAACGATTTATTTCAGTTCAACACGAAAAGGTGGATATGGCGAATTGGATATCTGGAAAAGCTTAAAACAAGAAGATGGAAGTTGGGGAACACCCATTAATCTGGGACCTAATGTAAATTCAAAAGTGAGTGAGGAAGCACCTTTTATACATCCAGATGATAAAACATTGTATTATTCCACTAAGGGTGGACTCGGAATGGGACAGGGTGATATTTTTATGTCCAGAAAAAGTGATAATGGTATCTGGGGAAAGGGTATAAATCTTGGATATCCAATTAATACTGAAGATAGTGAATTTAGCCTTTTTGTTAGTAGTTTTGGCAATATTGCTTTTTTTGCTTCCAGACGAGATACAAATAACGAAAGCCTTGATTTATACTCTTTTGATATGCCTGAGCATTTAAGACCCGACCCAGTTTCCTATTTGAAAGGAATCATTTATGATAAGTATTCAAAGGAAAATCTGGAAGCAGTTTATACACTTATTGATATTGAAAGTGGTGAAACTGTTTATCAATCTAGTTCAGATGCAAAAACAGGGAGTTATTTAACGGCAATTCCTGCTGATAGAAACTATGTGATTAATGTTTCCCGCAAAGGTTATATGTTTTATTCGGATTATCTTCCCATAAAAGGCTCAAAGTCATCAGCTTTTAAGAAAGATGTTCCATTGAATCCGATTAAAGTAGGTGAAAAAATTGTGCTGAATAATATTTTCTTCGAATTTGATAAATCAACAATCAAAGCAGAATCGGAAGTGGAGTTGGCTATACTAATTCAGTTCATGAAGGATTATGCTGATTTGAAAATCGAAATCGGTGGCCATACCGATAGCAAAGGTGCTGATGATTATAATTTGAATTTA